Genomic DNA from Cloacibacillus sp.:
TTCGCGCTCTTCTCTTTTTTTGCGTTATAGCCAATAAATTTTAGCTACAATTTATGGAAATAAAATCTATTTTTTGCTGATTTCGTGTATGCAGGCGGTAAGAAGCGACATCACGGCGGCCCTTTCTTCCTCGCTCATGTTCGAGCCGTCGTGTTTTAATGTCTCAAAAATTATAGCAAGGTTTAATAAAGGAGAGCTTCCTCGTGTTATGCCCGTATATTCATCCCTCCTTGCCGAGGTCTGTGCCTCCGGCGCCGGCGGCAGGGGGTCGTCAGTCTCTCCCACAAGGTAAGCGGAGGTGGTGTTGAGCAGCTTCGCAAGCTCGGCCAATATATCTGCCCTGGGTACGCGCACCCCGGTCTCCCAGTTGATGATCGAGTTCCGCGAATACCCTGACTCCTCTTCCATCCGGTATTGACTCCACCCCAAACGTTCCCTGCTGATTTTAAGCCTATCGCCAATTGCCATTTTTCTCACCTACCATACGAATAGGCTACATGAATGGTATGAATATTTATAGACATAATAAATCAACTACAACAGTAGACATACGTATTCTAATAGGATAAAATAACGACATCAAAAATAGGCTGTAAATAAAAACGTATCAGCGAACAAAATATTTTTATCGTCAAAAATATCAAATATCGGACCATTAAAAGGGGAGATTGGCATAATATCCAAAAAACTGACCGCAGCATTTTTTATCTCATTATGCGCCTCCGTGGCCCTGCTCTTTTTCCTGCTCAGGGACATGAGCGGCTTATACACTGTTTGTAAGTGAAGGTCTATCCAGACCATTTACCAATAAAGGGGAGGGGATGAAGGTTTCAAATGGGACTCCAGCAGCGGAGATATTGTCAGCGTAGATGAAACAGGTAAAATCACTGCACTAAAGGTAAGTGCTGAACCCATTACCATTACCGCGACAAGCACATTAAGCAGCCTCAAAGGGACATGCATCGTCACCGTACGTGAAGCGGGCGACGTAGTCGTGACACCGGCGGAGATCTCGCTTAATATCGGCGGTATGGAAACATTAACGGCGATATGTGACCAGGGAGAAACCATCAGATGGAGCTCCGCTAAGGAAGCCATCGCGACTGTGGACGAAAAGGGAAATGTAACCGGTGTTGCCAAGGGCGAGACGGATATAATCGCAACCGGCATTAGCAGCGGCAAATCGGGCAAATGTCACGTCGTAGTATCTGAAAAGCCTGTCACGCCTCCCATCGAACCGATCAAACCGGTCCTTCCGGTCGTCTCCGACGATGTAAAGGAAGAGGTAAAACCGGTAGTTGGCGAGACGGAGACTGACACTGCGGAGGCCGCCGCCAAGCTCGACGGCATTACGGAAGATATGCTTGAGATAGACAAGGACGAAATCGTAGCGGTAAAGGCGGATACGGTGGTCAAGGTCGTTGAAAATATAGCGACGCTGGAAAACGTCACCTCCGCCGACGTGCTTCCGCTTCCCGTGTTCACGGCGAAGGTTGACAGCAAAAAGACGGTAATGATCAGCTTCTCCCTCGCCGGTGCGGATTTGAAGGCGGCAAAGCCGGAAGACGTTAAAGTGCTGAAGATACTGGGCGCGGACAGCGGCAGACTCTTCAAGTACGCTTCGGAGATCACGGCCGATATGGATGAAAAATTCACCATTCAGAAGGTGGACGGAACGATATTCAAGGGCGCGATAGAGGGAAGCGAGACGTATATTCTCTCGATCTTCATCAAAGACGGCGGCGCCTATGACCTTGACGAGGCCGACGGCCTGGTAGCCGACCCCGCGGCGATACTTGCCACAAAGACGGTAGAGCCGCACCACGGCGGCT
This window encodes:
- a CDS encoding Synerg-CTERM sorting domain-containing protein — its product is MTPAEISLNIGGMETLTAICDQGETIRWSSAKEAIATVDEKGNVTGVAKGETDIIATGISSGKSGKCHVVVSEKPVTPPIEPIKPVLPVVSDDVKEEVKPVVGETETDTAEAAAKLDGITEDMLEIDKDEIVAVKADTVVKVVENIATLENVTSADVLPLPVFTAKVDSKKTVMISFSLAGADLKAAKPEDVKVLKILGADSGRLFKYASEITADMDEKFTIQKVDGTIFKGAIEGSETYILSIFIKDGGAYDLDEADGLVADPAAILATKTVEPHHGGSSSGCNAGFAGLLLLVAIPFIYRRKR
- a CDS encoding helix-turn-helix transcriptional regulator, with the translated sequence MAIGDRLKISRERLGWSQYRMEEESGYSRNSIINWETGVRVPRADILAELAKLLNTTSAYLVGETDDPLPPAPEAQTSARRDEYTGITRGSSPLLNLAIIFETLKHDGSNMSEEERAAVMSLLTACIHEISKK